One part of the Polyangiaceae bacterium genome encodes these proteins:
- a CDS encoding tyrosine-type recombinase/integrase, protein MPRKATGNVIREGDHFVARVQLDGKRERIHLPPGLSEAKARENAAFYAENPELARAKLEAQKNEKANIAPIPKGETFAHYVVRYYEDRDRRGLAAVQGDQRFLEKHVCPHIGEKLIADVTREDIEKLVQHFDNKTARGEWAWRSARRSWNLIHALFAQACTSKNLALRVRKDNPTHDVAPPDAGEEKAKAFLWPNEFLRLMTCEQVPQDARRLYAIAIYLYSRAAEILVLRWTDIDLEHGTIRIARGFDQERKQEKSTKAGRVRLFAIEPELLPLLRVMHAERQDDGRVFPRMSSAILAARFRHYLQIAGITRADLFLDDDQHIPIRMHDCRSTACTWMAMRGDPVTTIMERVGHREFATTQVYLRRADALRGRIGEPFPALPSCLLGTSTSNPSGDDGGGKGSGIWSNIFTAPALAAGFSLDDKVPTTFP, encoded by the coding sequence ATGCCGCGTAAAGCTACAGGCAACGTCATCCGCGAAGGGGATCATTTCGTTGCGCGCGTTCAGCTCGACGGAAAGCGCGAGCGGATCCACCTTCCGCCGGGATTGTCCGAAGCGAAAGCAAGAGAGAACGCTGCGTTTTACGCGGAAAACCCCGAGCTAGCCCGCGCCAAACTCGAAGCGCAGAAAAACGAAAAAGCGAATATCGCCCCCATTCCGAAGGGCGAAACGTTCGCGCATTACGTCGTGAGGTATTACGAGGATCGAGACCGTCGCGGGCTTGCCGCGGTACAGGGCGATCAGCGTTTTCTCGAAAAACACGTTTGCCCCCATATCGGAGAAAAGCTGATCGCAGACGTTACCCGCGAGGACATAGAAAAACTCGTCCAGCATTTCGACAATAAAACCGCGCGCGGTGAATGGGCATGGCGTAGCGCGCGTCGATCGTGGAATTTGATCCACGCTCTATTCGCTCAGGCGTGCACGTCGAAAAACCTTGCGTTACGCGTTCGGAAGGACAACCCGACGCACGACGTAGCGCCCCCCGATGCAGGCGAGGAAAAGGCCAAGGCGTTTTTATGGCCAAACGAATTCTTGCGCCTCATGACGTGCGAGCAAGTGCCCCAGGATGCACGACGTCTCTACGCGATAGCGATTTACCTCTACTCGCGAGCGGCCGAAATCCTTGTCCTTCGCTGGACAGATATCGATTTGGAGCACGGGACGATCCGGATCGCGCGCGGGTTTGACCAGGAACGAAAGCAAGAAAAGTCGACGAAGGCCGGTAGGGTGCGACTGTTCGCGATAGAGCCTGAGCTATTGCCCTTGCTTCGCGTAATGCATGCCGAACGCCAAGACGACGGGCGAGTTTTCCCGCGTATGTCGAGCGCAATCCTTGCCGCTCGATTTCGCCATTACTTGCAAATCGCTGGTATCACGCGAGCGGATCTATTCCTTGACGATGACCAGCACATACCGATCCGGATGCATGATTGCAGGAGCACGGCTTGCACGTGGATGGCAATGCGTGGCGATCCGGTCACGACGATCATGGAACGCGTTGGACACCGCGAATTCGCGACCACGCAAGTCTACCTTCGTCGCGCTGATGCTTTGCGTGGACGAATCGGAGAACCCTTCCCAGCGTTGCCGTCATGCCTACTCGGCACGAGCACGAGCAACCCGAGCGGTGATGATGGCGGGGGGAAAGGGTCGGGGATTTGGTCGAACATTTTTACGGCTCCCGCTCTAGCGGCTGGTTTTTCGCTTGACGACAAGGTGCCAACCACTTTCCCGTGA
- a CDS encoding helix-turn-helix domain-containing protein has protein sequence MATNDPLEDALRPLAKALVSVMRDELAKHAKGSEGPRYYDAKDAPMGKTAFLRLAKERAFPSFKVGKRIRALASDVHAYMERQQGAKPRAPRAPVVAPPVDLNDLSPAELHELSMKGALPSRRGK, from the coding sequence ATGGCCACGAATGACCCCTTGGAAGATGCCCTTCGTCCGCTTGCCAAAGCTCTCGTCTCGGTCATGCGCGACGAGCTTGCAAAGCACGCCAAGGGGAGCGAAGGACCGCGCTACTACGACGCGAAAGATGCGCCCATGGGCAAAACGGCATTCTTGCGTCTCGCCAAGGAACGTGCGTTCCCTTCGTTCAAAGTGGGCAAGCGAATTCGAGCCCTCGCAAGCGACGTCCACGCGTACATGGAACGCCAGCAAGGCGCCAAGCCACGCGCCCCCCGTGCGCCCGTAGTCGCGCCCCCGGTCGACTTGAACGACTTGTCACCGGCCGAGCTTCACGAGCTTTCGATGAAGGGAGCTTTGCCCTCTCGACGGGGCAAGTAG
- a CDS encoding ATP-grasp domain-containing protein: MPTLVLSHRYSSDSNALFAAALASGWDVERLHSFQCPEGLATREPVFYGETLLADAIAADLGIALLEPTSDWLPRLPARYRLRDIRLMTLEEAVQLSERVFVKPTDEKCFPARVYERGAAIDPDPMIDRDLPVLVSEPVVFDIEFRFFVVERSIAAFSPYIRGGAIARDAGGDWTASEDEIDAATQSMTALLADPDVELPPAVVVDVGHMVGRGWGVVEANPAWASGLCGADPRGVLSVLRRAAVARNHVTAADAKWVR; the protein is encoded by the coding sequence ATGCCTACCCTCGTCCTTTCACACCGCTACAGTTCCGATTCGAATGCGCTGTTCGCTGCCGCGCTTGCCTCCGGCTGGGATGTCGAGCGGCTGCATTCGTTTCAATGCCCCGAAGGTCTTGCCACGCGCGAACCCGTCTTTTACGGGGAAACGCTCTTGGCGGATGCCATCGCCGCAGATCTTGGCATTGCTCTCCTCGAACCCACCTCCGATTGGCTCCCTCGCCTGCCGGCTCGATATCGCCTGCGCGACATTCGACTGATGACGCTCGAGGAAGCCGTGCAGTTGTCCGAGCGCGTTTTCGTCAAGCCCACGGACGAGAAGTGTTTCCCGGCGCGTGTGTACGAACGAGGCGCGGCCATCGATCCGGATCCGATGATCGATCGAGATTTGCCCGTGCTCGTGAGTGAGCCCGTGGTATTCGACATCGAATTCCGGTTTTTCGTCGTCGAACGGTCCATTGCTGCATTTTCGCCGTACATTCGCGGTGGTGCAATCGCACGAGACGCCGGTGGCGATTGGACGGCAAGCGAAGACGAAATCGATGCAGCCACGCAATCGATGACGGCACTGCTTGCCGATCCGGATGTCGAGTTGCCTCCCGCCGTCGTCGTGGATGTCGGACACATGGTGGGTCGAGGTTGGGGGGTTGTCGAAGCAAACCCGGCCTGGGCTTCGGGGCTCTGCGGGGCGGATCCGCGAGGCGTGCTTTCGGTCCTCCGTCGAGCCGCCGTGGCGCGTAATCATGTTACGGCAGCCGATGCGAAATGGGTGCGATGA
- a CDS encoding AraC family transcriptional regulator translates to MGSGEPYIIASITQGLILGGMRVGLDPRDMLKHAGLDVDVLEDGDALVHFERQIEVSRMLFMHQPKFNTCLRVGKHFVPRRYGVIGNMLQHGTTFGQALVDFGKFQHLATNFIVRHISHVPEGMRITVQTHPMVEKHQRYWGPSGMHETSLASSVALGRQLTGKHIKPLRVSFRHIPIGDRDEHEEFFGVPVNFGSLVDEIVFDQETLDTPLLHTNHVMYRRALDLVLAKVDPTANLRPTGATVRQRLMHTLHDGIPKISAVARSMGMSTRTLQRRLVSEGTSFEGVLEQIRREMVLNYVVDASVSTYEIAGLVGFGEPSPFFRAFRRWFGCTPKEWRRKHGIA, encoded by the coding sequence GTGGGGTCGGGAGAGCCGTACATCATTGCGTCGATCACGCAGGGCCTCATCCTTGGCGGGATGCGCGTGGGGCTGGATCCGCGCGATATGCTGAAGCACGCGGGGCTCGATGTGGACGTGCTCGAAGACGGCGATGCGCTCGTGCACTTCGAACGCCAGATCGAAGTCTCGCGCATGTTATTTATGCATCAGCCGAAATTCAATACGTGTTTGCGCGTGGGTAAGCATTTCGTGCCCAGGCGCTATGGTGTCATCGGTAACATGTTGCAGCATGGTACCACCTTCGGACAGGCCTTGGTCGACTTCGGCAAGTTTCAGCATTTGGCTACCAATTTCATCGTGCGGCACATATCGCACGTGCCGGAAGGAATGCGGATAACGGTCCAAACGCATCCGATGGTCGAAAAACATCAGCGCTATTGGGGCCCATCCGGGATGCACGAGACGTCACTGGCGTCATCCGTCGCGCTCGGACGGCAACTCACCGGAAAGCACATCAAGCCTCTTCGCGTGTCATTTCGACACATACCGATTGGGGATCGAGACGAGCACGAAGAATTTTTCGGCGTGCCTGTCAACTTCGGTTCGCTCGTCGATGAGATCGTTTTCGACCAGGAGACGCTCGATACGCCGCTGCTTCATACGAACCACGTCATGTACCGTCGAGCGCTCGACTTGGTTCTTGCGAAAGTCGACCCGACCGCAAACTTGCGACCGACAGGCGCCACGGTGCGGCAGCGTTTGATGCACACGCTCCACGATGGCATTCCCAAGATATCTGCGGTGGCGCGCAGCATGGGCATGTCGACGCGTACGCTTCAGCGCCGGCTGGTGAGCGAGGGGACGAGCTTCGAGGGCGTGCTCGAGCAAATTCGGCGCGAGATGGTGCTGAACTATGTCGTCGATGCATCGGTATCAACCTATGAGATTGCGGGGCTCGTCGGGTTTGGGGAGCCGAGTCCATTTTTTCGGGCGTTCCGACGCTGGTTCGGGTGCACGCCGAAAGAATGGCGTCGTAAACACGGGATCGCCTGA
- a CDS encoding GNAT family N-acetyltransferase, with translation MNDTETRADWQPILRGPTLHATPLREDDFDALFAAASDPDIWAQHPVDRYTRPLFTLFFKTGIESGGALVVRDNATGAVIGSSRYVNHDPVQRRVEIGYTFLTRAHWGNGSNRELKQLMVEHAFRFVDVVEFVVGVTNFRSRAAMEKLGAKLVRTIREVEPEGDLRESVVYEIAK, from the coding sequence ATGAACGACACCGAGACGCGAGCGGATTGGCAACCCATTTTGCGGGGCCCGACACTTCATGCCACGCCCCTCCGCGAAGATGATTTCGACGCCCTGTTCGCAGCGGCGTCGGATCCGGACATTTGGGCGCAGCATCCGGTAGATCGATACACGCGGCCCTTGTTCACGCTTTTCTTCAAGACTGGCATCGAATCCGGGGGCGCGCTGGTCGTGCGGGACAATGCGACCGGCGCCGTCATCGGTTCCTCCCGCTATGTCAATCACGACCCCGTACAAAGGCGCGTGGAAATCGGATACACCTTTTTGACACGCGCTCACTGGGGCAATGGCAGCAATCGGGAACTCAAGCAGCTCATGGTCGAACATGCATTTCGTTTCGTGGACGTCGTGGAATTCGTCGTCGGGGTGACCAACTTCAGGTCGCGAGCCGCCATGGAAAAACTCGGCGCCAAACTCGTCCGAACCATTCGGGAAGTCGAGCCCGAGGGGGACCTGCGCGAATCCGTCGTTTATGAGATAGCCAAGTAG